A portion of the Pseudoalteromonas luteoviolacea genome contains these proteins:
- the rplQ gene encoding 50S ribosomal protein L17, with protein MRHRKSGRQLNRNSSHRKAMFSNMAGSLVKHEIIKTTLPKAKELRRVIEPLITLAKTDSVANRRLAFARTRDKEVVGKLFSEIGPRFADRPGGYTRILKCGFRAGDNAPMAYIELLDRPVATEEVQEDAQSAE; from the coding sequence ATGCGCCATCGTAAGAGTGGTCGTCAATTAAACCGTAACAGCAGCCATCGCAAAGCGATGTTCAGCAACATGGCTGGTTCTTTGGTGAAGCACGAAATCATCAAAACAACTTTGCCTAAAGCGAAAGAGTTGCGCCGTGTAATTGAGCCTTTAATCACACTGGCTAAGACTGACAGCGTAGCAAACCGCCGTTTAGCGTTTGCTCGCACGCGTGATAAAGAAGTAGTTGGTAAATTGTTCTCTGAGATCGGTCCACGTTTTGCGGATCGTCCAGGTGGTTACACTCGTATTCTTAAGTGTGGCTTCCGTGCAGGTGACAACGCGCCAATGGCTTATATTGAACTACTAGATCGCCCAGTTGCGACTGAAGAAGTTCAAGAAGACGCGCAGTCTGCAGAGTAA
- a CDS encoding outer membrane beta-barrel protein, whose amino-acid sequence MKQAILAIGLLTSMSSFAAEQVQNNVTYSLTAGYVFGGETILDVTYTNDDTKSIKSGQGIVLGAGLSYELNEEWAIDVSANYHADTARSKQGDISFERFAFNAISYYNINESFSAGLGLGLHTAVELNNDLGADVSFDNEIAYIASVKYHFETLSADLELRHTRAEYDLDRIGRADFSGSNITFDGNNTGVLFHWKF is encoded by the coding sequence ATGAAGCAAGCAATTTTAGCGATTGGTTTATTAACTAGTATGAGCTCTTTTGCGGCTGAACAAGTGCAAAACAATGTAACTTATTCACTTACTGCTGGGTATGTATTTGGCGGTGAAACCATTCTCGATGTTACATATACAAATGATGACACAAAAAGTATCAAATCTGGTCAAGGCATTGTTTTAGGAGCTGGCCTCTCATACGAACTAAACGAGGAGTGGGCCATTGACGTAAGTGCTAATTACCATGCGGACACAGCAAGGTCAAAGCAAGGTGATATCTCATTTGAAAGATTTGCGTTTAACGCAATTTCATACTACAACATTAATGAATCATTCTCCGCTGGTTTAGGCTTGGGTTTACACACAGCTGTAGAACTAAATAATGACTTGGGGGCTGACGTGAGCTTTGACAATGAAATTGCTTACATTGCCAGCGTAAAATATCACTTCGAAACACTTTCTGCAGATTTAGAACTAAGGCATACACGTGCTGAATATGATTTAGACCGTATTGGTAGAGCAGACTTCTCTGGATCAAATATTACTTTTGACGGTAATAACACTGGTGTACTTTTTCACTGGAAATTCTGA